One window from the genome of Candidatus Polarisedimenticolia bacterium encodes:
- a CDS encoding DUF2088 domain-containing protein: MGSQGSPPPVRFLSARQHFDGHPVEIAVGAAVERELERIDSVLARFVPAGARVAVALGSRGAAGMAAVAAALVKQLRARSYEPFVVPAMGSHGGATPEGQAETLARLGITETSLGAPVRCQGESLLVARTDSGLPVYADRLATRADAVIPINRIYTHTNFEGRIESGLLKMLAIGLGKEPAAASAHRASLTRGLGTVIREVGAKILSALNVPFGIGLVENGRREIAVLRAVAGESMESEEAVLLAEAKRLKPKIPFDFLHLLVVDCLGKNFSGTGIDTKIVGRMLQTGEAEPASPRYLRIYVGDLSAAAGGNAHGMGLADFVSERFAAKIDMRVTLANGLAACSPQRGRRPPIVASDAEGIGLGLSTAGAADAATARVVRIPNTRDLEKMWISEALEGEARAAGLEIQTAPFSLQFDASGNLPIW, encoded by the coding sequence ATGGGCAGCCAGGGTTCCCCGCCGCCGGTCCGCTTTCTCTCCGCCCGCCAGCATTTCGACGGCCATCCGGTGGAAATCGCGGTGGGGGCCGCCGTGGAGCGCGAGCTGGAGCGTATCGACTCGGTGCTCGCCCGGTTCGTGCCGGCCGGCGCCAGGGTCGCGGTCGCTCTGGGAAGCCGCGGGGCCGCCGGGATGGCCGCCGTTGCCGCGGCGCTGGTGAAGCAGCTGCGGGCGCGGAGCTACGAGCCGTTCGTCGTCCCCGCGATGGGGAGCCACGGCGGGGCGACGCCCGAGGGACAGGCGGAGACGCTCGCGCGGCTGGGGATCACGGAGACCTCCCTCGGAGCGCCCGTGCGCTGTCAGGGGGAATCGCTGCTCGTGGCCCGGACCGATTCCGGCCTGCCGGTCTATGCCGATCGCCTCGCGACGCGCGCCGACGCGGTCATCCCGATCAACCGGATTTACACGCACACGAACTTCGAGGGGAGGATCGAGAGCGGCCTGCTCAAGATGCTGGCGATCGGCCTGGGCAAGGAGCCGGCGGCCGCCTCGGCCCACCGCGCCTCGCTGACGAGGGGCCTCGGGACGGTGATTCGGGAGGTCGGCGCCAAGATCCTCTCCGCCCTCAACGTCCCGTTCGGGATCGGCCTGGTGGAGAACGGGCGCCGGGAGATCGCCGTGCTGCGTGCCGTGGCGGGCGAGTCGATGGAATCGGAGGAAGCGGTCTTGCTGGCCGAGGCGAAACGGCTGAAGCCGAAGATCCCCTTCGACTTCCTTCACCTCCTGGTGGTGGATTGTCTGGGAAAGAACTTCAGCGGCACGGGGATCGACACCAAGATCGTCGGGCGGATGCTCCAGACGGGCGAGGCGGAGCCGGCGTCGCCCCGCTACCTGAGAATCTACGTCGGGGACTTGTCGGCGGCGGCGGGAGGCAACGCTCACGGGATGGGGCTCGCGGACTTCGTCTCGGAGCGCTTCGCCGCGAAGATCGACATGCGGGTGACGCTCGCGAACGGCCTGGCTGCTTGTTCGCCGCAGCGCGGCCGCCGCCCGCCCATCGTCGCGAGCGATGCCGAGGGGATCGGGCTCGGCCTTTCGACGGCCGGGGCCGCCGACGCGGCCACGGCGCGCGTCGTCCGCATCCCGAACACGCGCGATCTCGAGAAGATGTGGATCTCCGAGGCGCTCGAAGGCGAAGCGCGAGCGGCGGGACTTGAAATCCAAACGGCGCCGTTCTCGCTCCAATTCGACGCGTCGGGAAACCTGCCGATCTGGTAG
- a CDS encoding NADH-quinone oxidoreductase subunit B family protein produces the protein MAALFSKIWRTGIVTETLPGGPVEGLVLAREIEEKTKSLLGRSLAIREIDAGSCNGCEIEISGLTGPVYDSERFGIHFVASPRHADLLLVTGPVTRNMEIPLRKTWEATPDPKVVVAVGDCARDCGVFAGGYGVVGSVDQIIPVDAFIPGCPPEPADILRGILQVLERFPARG, from the coding sequence ATGGCTGCTCTTTTCTCCAAGATCTGGCGCACGGGGATTGTGACCGAGACGCTTCCGGGCGGACCGGTCGAGGGGCTGGTTCTCGCGCGGGAGATCGAGGAGAAGACGAAGAGCCTCCTCGGGAGATCCCTGGCGATCCGCGAGATCGACGCCGGCTCCTGCAACGGATGCGAGATTGAGATCTCGGGGCTGACCGGTCCCGTCTACGACTCCGAGCGCTTCGGGATCCACTTCGTCGCCTCCCCCCGGCACGCCGATCTGCTCCTCGTGACCGGGCCGGTCACGCGGAACATGGAGATTCCCCTTCGCAAGACCTGGGAAGCGACTCCCGATCCCAAGGTCGTGGTGGCGGTGGGGGACTGCGCCCGGGACTGCGGCGTCTTCGCGGGCGGCTACGGTGTCGTCGGAAGCGTGGACCAGATCATCCCGGTCGACGCCTTCATCCCCGGCTGTCCGCCCGAGCCGGCCGACATCCTCCGGGGGATCCTCCAAGTTCTCGAAAGGTTTCCAGCGCGTGGCTGA
- the hyfB gene encoding hydrogenase 4 subunit B: MTCLVLMTICYVAGAVGSLGLPTGASRRLSSFAAAAGGVFGGVAALRVLITGQPVAFAVPSFVPFLSLPFRLDPLGAFFLGVIALVAIPAAIYGDEYLRGGPEQSPALVGAMLNLFLLAMSLATLAAGVLAFLMLWEGMSLASYFLVIAEGDSGEGQAAGRWYAGMAHAGFVLIAAALLMAGIHTSGLGFDEIRHAASALGPGTRNVIFLLALAGFGSKAGLVPLHVWLPRAHPAAPSHVSAILSGAMLKMGVYGILRIALDLLGGGPAWWGGLLLALGAASALLGVLYALMEHDLKRLLAYHSVENVGIIFMGVGLGLLLHSNGFEKLAALALVAAIYHTLNHAAFKGLLFLGAGAVARATGTRNMEEMGGLIKRMPQTAACFLVGSAAIAALPPLNGFASEWMLFQSLLSGARAAAPLSGALIMVCVGALALTGGLAAACFVKAFGIPFLALPRSRAAEEARDVGALMRGPMIALAAVCAALGVLPFVVVPFVARALMEMPGIDASGAGFTLRLSLSAAGGSSRISPLAIALLLALAVAAVPLLLRLMGASRRRRAGDLWGCGRVAGSARMEYTSSAFAEPLKRVFADLYRPTADITVEVHPESGYFTRSIHYHSRVRVWFEEVFYQPLFNLVKPLGSFGRLIQSGSVHLYLVYIFAALLIFLLLAR; this comes from the coding sequence ATGACCTGCCTCGTGCTCATGACGATCTGCTACGTGGCGGGGGCGGTCGGCTCCCTGGGGCTCCCCACCGGCGCATCGCGACGCCTGTCATCCTTTGCGGCCGCCGCGGGAGGCGTCTTCGGCGGTGTCGCGGCGCTGCGGGTGCTGATCACCGGGCAGCCGGTCGCCTTCGCCGTCCCTTCTTTCGTTCCCTTTCTCTCCCTGCCGTTCCGCTTGGATCCGCTGGGGGCGTTCTTCCTTGGGGTTATCGCCCTGGTGGCGATCCCCGCCGCGATCTATGGGGACGAGTACCTGCGCGGCGGGCCGGAGCAGTCGCCGGCGCTCGTCGGCGCGATGCTGAACCTCTTCCTTCTGGCGATGAGTCTCGCGACTCTGGCGGCGGGCGTCCTCGCCTTCCTCATGCTCTGGGAGGGGATGTCGCTCGCTTCTTACTTCCTGGTGATCGCGGAAGGGGACAGCGGCGAGGGCCAGGCGGCGGGACGCTGGTACGCCGGGATGGCCCACGCCGGCTTCGTCCTCATCGCCGCGGCGCTGCTGATGGCGGGAATCCATACCTCGGGCCTGGGATTCGACGAGATCCGCCACGCCGCCTCCGCGCTTGGGCCCGGCACCCGCAACGTCATCTTCCTCCTGGCCCTCGCCGGATTCGGATCGAAGGCGGGTCTCGTCCCGCTGCACGTCTGGCTTCCCCGGGCCCACCCGGCGGCTCCCAGCCACGTCTCGGCGATCCTCTCCGGCGCGATGCTGAAGATGGGGGTTTACGGCATCCTGCGGATCGCGCTCGATCTGCTCGGCGGCGGGCCTGCCTGGTGGGGCGGCCTCCTTCTGGCGCTGGGAGCCGCCTCGGCCCTTCTGGGGGTCCTCTACGCCCTGATGGAGCACGACCTGAAACGCCTCCTCGCTTATCACAGCGTGGAGAACGTCGGCATCATCTTCATGGGAGTGGGATTGGGACTCCTGCTCCACTCCAACGGCTTCGAGAAGCTTGCGGCATTGGCGCTGGTGGCGGCGATCTATCACACCTTGAACCACGCCGCGTTCAAAGGGCTCCTCTTTCTGGGGGCGGGCGCGGTGGCGCGGGCCACGGGGACGCGGAACATGGAAGAGATGGGAGGGTTGATCAAACGGATGCCCCAGACCGCCGCCTGCTTCCTCGTCGGGTCGGCGGCGATCGCCGCCCTTCCGCCCCTGAACGGCTTCGCGAGCGAATGGATGCTCTTCCAGTCGCTGCTCTCCGGGGCCCGGGCCGCCGCCCCGCTTTCCGGGGCGCTGATCATGGTCTGCGTCGGCGCCCTGGCGCTCACCGGCGGCCTGGCGGCCGCCTGCTTCGTGAAAGCCTTCGGCATTCCCTTCCTGGCGCTGCCGCGGAGCCGCGCGGCGGAGGAGGCACGCGACGTGGGCGCCCTGATGCGCGGTCCGATGATCGCACTGGCCGCCGTTTGCGCGGCGCTGGGCGTGCTTCCCTTCGTGGTGGTCCCGTTCGTCGCCCGCGCCTTGATGGAGATGCCCGGGATCGACGCGTCGGGCGCGGGCTTCACGCTCCGCCTGTCGCTGAGCGCCGCCGGCGGCAGCTCCCGGATCTCGCCGCTCGCCATCGCCCTTCTTCTGGCCCTCGCCGTCGCCGCCGTCCCGTTGCTGCTGCGCCTGATGGGGGCGAGCCGCCGCCGGCGCGCCGGGGATCTGTGGGGATGCGGCCGTGTGGCCGGCTCGGCCCGGATGGAGTACACGAGCAGCGCCTTCGCCGAACCGCTGAAGCGGGTCTTCGCCGATCTTTACCGCCCCACCGCGGACATCACCGTGGAGGTGCATCCCGAGTCGGGCTATTTCACGCGATCGATCCATTACCACAGCCGCGTGCGCGTCTGGTTCGAGGAGGTGTTCTACCAGCCCCT